One genomic segment of Prosthecobacter fusiformis includes these proteins:
- a CDS encoding flavin reductase family protein, whose translation MELDLTGPLREDAYIILSGLVTPRPIALTTTVDLEGRVNAAPFSFFNVLGDSPPIVGFCPGDRSPGVPKDTARNIRLTHEFVVNLVDEAIAEKMNLCAASLPAGQDELAHAGLTALPSSVVKAPRIAEAPVSLECRSHSIIEIGDNRLIIGEVLRVHVRDEIFDPETWLVKPGTYAPIGRMQAPGWYCRTTDMFEMKRPK comes from the coding sequence ATGGAACTCGATCTCACCGGCCCTCTGCGCGAAGACGCCTACATCATTCTCAGTGGTCTCGTGACACCGCGCCCGATCGCCCTGACGACGACGGTAGACCTGGAAGGCCGTGTCAATGCGGCTCCGTTCAGCTTTTTCAATGTGCTGGGGGACAGCCCGCCCATCGTGGGATTTTGCCCAGGAGACCGCTCACCAGGGGTGCCCAAGGACACGGCCCGCAACATCCGCCTGACCCATGAATTTGTGGTCAATCTGGTGGATGAAGCCATCGCGGAGAAGATGAATCTATGTGCAGCCTCACTGCCTGCCGGCCAGGATGAGCTGGCCCATGCGGGCCTGACGGCCCTGCCGTCCAGTGTGGTGAAAGCGCCGCGAATTGCCGAGGCACCGGTGAGCCTGGAATGCCGCAGCCACAGCATCATCGAGATCGGAGATAACCGGCTGATCATCGGCGAGGTGCTGCGCGTCCATGTGCGCGATGAAATCTTTGACCCGGAAACCTGGCTGGTCAAACCCGGGACCTATGCCCCCATCGGCAGGATGCAGGCACCTGGATGGTATTGCCGTACAACTGATATGTTCGAGATGAAACGGCCCAAGTAA
- the aat gene encoding leucyl/phenylalanyl-tRNA--protein transferase, with translation MLDPVQLLSAYCDGAFPMGDEDGRISWFRPPYRGILPIEDFHLPARFQRYLRNHPFEVRWNTAFGDVMRGCADRENTWITDIILDSYQELHRLGFAHSAEVWRGGRLVGGVYGVAIGGAFFGESMFSRETQASKVALTYLQWRLKERGFIVHDTQWTTPHLATLGGHEIPSIQYLELLHRAIRLSVTFDDRPRGAQMMFR, from the coding sequence ATGCTAGATCCTGTCCAACTCCTCAGCGCTTACTGCGATGGCGCTTTCCCCATGGGGGATGAGGACGGGCGTATCTCATGGTTCAGACCGCCTTATCGCGGGATATTGCCCATTGAGGATTTTCATTTACCGGCCCGGTTTCAGCGTTACCTCCGAAATCATCCATTTGAAGTGCGCTGGAACACCGCATTTGGCGACGTCATGCGGGGCTGCGCTGACCGCGAAAACACCTGGATCACGGACATCATTTTGGACAGTTATCAGGAATTGCACCGGCTTGGTTTTGCTCACAGTGCCGAAGTCTGGCGGGGCGGTCGGCTGGTCGGCGGTGTTTATGGCGTCGCTATCGGCGGAGCCTTCTTTGGAGAGAGCATGTTCAGCCGTGAAACTCAGGCTTCAAAAGTCGCCCTGACATACTTGCAATGGCGGCTGAAGGAGCGCGGTTTTATTGTCCACGATACTCAGTGGACCACGCCACACCTCGCCACTCTAGGAGGGCATGAGATTCCTTCCATCCAATATTTGGAGCTTTTACACCGGGCGATTCGTCTTTCGGTCACATTTGATGACAGGCCTCGGGGTGCACAGATGATGTTTCGGTGA
- a CDS encoding DUF3494 domain-containing protein, with the protein MKTFPVFALLLITGLFIAGAPGIYAQGSVSLGAAAGFAVLGGSTVTNTGPTVLTGNLGVSPGTEITGFPPGTYSGTQHLGDAFAIQAKSDATIAYNALEAMSFDQDLTGQDLGGLTLTPGVYFFDSTAALTGTLTLDGDGQINPLFVFQIGSALTTAGLSAVVTNNGAEASNVYWQVGSSATLGTNSAFEGTLISLTSNTLTTGATVDGQVIALNGAVTLDSNIIAVPEPGSLLLAAFGIVAFLGRRAKQV; encoded by the coding sequence ATGAAAACATTTCCTGTGTTTGCTCTTTTGCTGATAACCGGTTTGTTCATCGCGGGTGCGCCAGGCATTTATGCACAGGGATCCGTCTCGCTCGGCGCGGCGGCGGGGTTTGCGGTTTTGGGCGGTTCTACAGTAACGAATACCGGCCCCACCGTATTGACTGGAAATCTGGGAGTCAGCCCAGGCACGGAGATTACAGGCTTTCCACCAGGAACTTATTCCGGTACACAGCATTTGGGCGATGCCTTTGCAATTCAGGCCAAGAGTGATGCCACGATTGCCTACAATGCCTTGGAGGCGATGAGTTTTGACCAGGACCTCACCGGGCAGGATTTGGGCGGGCTGACCCTGACGCCTGGCGTTTACTTTTTTGATTCAACGGCTGCGCTTACGGGCACTCTGACACTGGATGGTGATGGCCAGATCAACCCCTTATTTGTGTTTCAAATAGGCAGCGCGCTGACGACGGCGGGCTTGTCCGCTGTGGTGACAAATAACGGTGCAGAAGCTTCCAACGTTTACTGGCAAGTGGGCAGTTCTGCCACTCTCGGTACAAACTCGGCGTTTGAGGGAACGCTCATCTCTTTAACCAGCAATACTCTGACCACCGGTGCCACGGTGGATGGGCAGGTTATCGCGCTTAATGGTGCCGTCACCTTGGATTCTAACATCATTGCTGTTCCAGAACCCGGCTCATTGCTGCTCGCTGCCTTCGGGATCGTGGCTTTTTTAGGTCGCAGGGCAAAACAGGTATAA
- a CDS encoding DUF1592 domain-containing protein: MSILRSIALLSLLPAAAPAAEALATRGQATYEKKIKPMLEQYCFDCHADGMDKGNFTFDKYTEYSALRSDMKFWDHVRQQIVTHVMPPEKKDKPSLVQRDEMVAWIDDAIFWFDPTKPDPGHVTYRRLNRTEYNNTVKDLLYVDSRPAREFPPDDTGYGYDNIGDVLSLSPMLMEKYLRASRAVADIAMDAATPGHADVEIVGRKFYKQKGETKEDGTRRWFFTNAEVSQRFGVPADGTYTVTLHVAATQVGGEHAKLGLKVNGKEESTFEVTQLWKADKPEFQAITQTLSLKAGETKLTVAFLNDQGDEKNPKASKKDRNVVLDKVELKGPHSLLAPRGSRFLRWLLNEKPVGLPAVQWTGEDLESGQGVAQKDTGGIRLSSKGYVKHPVQINSAGKYRITVKAGAQQAGEDPAKFDVRIAGNTVGAFSVTAKNQTPQTFNLDAQIPAGSHEIQIWFLNDYYEAATKADRNLWVHQVKIEGPLDKGGAIQAAAVPALVEKMGTRLFRRPMTSDEKTKWQEFATLAMKEGEKPLGALRFVLEGMLVSPSFLFRGDPQPVGAITDGSALIDEYSLASRLSYFFWSSPPDSKLLELASKGQLRQNLAAEMKRMIGDARAWSLTEDFAGQWLQIRDMDIVTPDVRRFPEWKGGVGFSMKKESQLFFDHIFRENRSIIDFLNADYTFADKKLADWYGLKDFKGDKFQKVSLVGTPRGGILTQGSVLTLTSGQTRTSPVKRGKYLLENILGTPPPPAPGGVPPLDEAKVRKSKMTLRDQFAEHRANTSCAGCHAFLDPMGFAFEHYDAIGRYREKEKDLPIDAAGTLVRGQAFQDMTQLREILARDMADDFTRNLAENMLTFALGRGLEHSDKPAIKEIVRRTKEDGYKFQSLTLAVIESVPFQKMRVGGEAE, encoded by the coding sequence ATGTCCATCCTTCGTTCCATCGCTCTCCTGTCACTGTTGCCTGCTGCCGCTCCGGCCGCTGAGGCTCTGGCCACCCGTGGCCAGGCCACCTATGAAAAAAAGATCAAGCCGATGCTGGAGCAGTACTGCTTCGATTGTCATGCGGATGGCATGGACAAGGGAAACTTCACCTTCGACAAATACACAGAGTACTCCGCCTTGCGCAGCGACATGAAGTTCTGGGACCATGTGCGCCAGCAGATCGTCACGCATGTGATGCCACCTGAGAAAAAGGACAAGCCCAGCCTGGTGCAGCGGGATGAAATGGTGGCCTGGATTGATGATGCCATCTTTTGGTTTGATCCCACGAAACCGGACCCCGGCCACGTCACCTACCGACGTCTGAACCGTACGGAATACAACAATACGGTGAAGGACCTGCTTTACGTGGACAGCCGTCCGGCACGCGAGTTTCCTCCGGATGATACCGGGTATGGGTATGACAACATCGGGGATGTGCTCAGCCTTTCCCCGATGCTGATGGAAAAGTATCTGCGTGCCTCACGCGCAGTCGCAGACATTGCCATGGATGCAGCCACTCCAGGCCATGCGGATGTGGAGATAGTCGGTCGCAAGTTCTATAAACAGAAAGGCGAAACTAAGGAGGATGGAACGCGGCGATGGTTTTTCACCAACGCCGAGGTCTCTCAGCGTTTTGGTGTGCCCGCAGATGGCACCTACACGGTAACGCTGCATGTAGCTGCCACCCAAGTGGGCGGGGAGCACGCAAAGCTGGGCCTCAAAGTCAACGGTAAGGAGGAATCCACATTTGAAGTGACCCAACTCTGGAAGGCAGACAAACCGGAGTTTCAGGCCATTACCCAGACCCTCAGCCTAAAAGCTGGCGAAACCAAATTGACCGTTGCCTTTCTGAATGACCAGGGCGATGAAAAAAATCCAAAGGCCAGCAAAAAGGACCGCAATGTCGTGCTCGACAAAGTGGAACTCAAAGGCCCGCACAGCCTCCTGGCCCCACGTGGCAGCCGCTTTCTGCGCTGGCTTTTGAATGAAAAACCCGTCGGGCTTCCTGCCGTGCAGTGGACCGGTGAAGATCTGGAAAGTGGCCAGGGTGTGGCCCAGAAAGACACGGGGGGAATCCGTCTTTCCAGCAAAGGCTATGTGAAGCATCCTGTGCAAATAAACAGTGCGGGCAAATACCGCATCACCGTCAAAGCAGGTGCCCAGCAGGCGGGTGAAGACCCGGCTAAGTTTGATGTGCGCATCGCGGGCAATACCGTTGGCGCATTCTCGGTCACGGCCAAAAACCAGACTCCGCAGACCTTCAACCTGGATGCCCAGATTCCCGCAGGAAGCCACGAAATCCAGATTTGGTTCCTCAACGATTATTATGAGGCTGCCACCAAGGCTGACCGCAATCTCTGGGTGCACCAAGTTAAGATTGAAGGTCCCCTGGATAAAGGCGGTGCCATCCAGGCTGCTGCGGTTCCTGCATTGGTGGAAAAAATGGGCACTCGTCTCTTCCGCCGCCCGATGACCTCGGATGAAAAAACCAAGTGGCAGGAATTTGCCACGCTGGCCATGAAGGAAGGGGAAAAACCCCTGGGTGCACTGCGCTTCGTCCTCGAAGGCATGCTGGTTTCTCCATCCTTCCTCTTCCGGGGTGATCCACAGCCGGTGGGTGCCATCACGGACGGGTCTGCTTTGATCGATGAATACAGCCTGGCCAGCCGCCTATCCTATTTCTTTTGGTCATCCCCCCCAGATAGCAAGCTGTTGGAACTCGCCTCCAAAGGCCAGCTCCGCCAAAACCTCGCTGCTGAAATGAAGCGCATGATCGGTGATGCCCGCGCGTGGTCTTTGACTGAAGACTTCGCGGGCCAGTGGCTGCAGATCCGGGACATGGACATCGTCACACCTGATGTCCGCCGTTTCCCGGAATGGAAGGGCGGGGTCGGCTTCAGCATGAAGAAGGAAAGCCAGCTTTTCTTTGACCACATTTTTCGCGAAAACCGCAGCATCATTGATTTCCTCAATGCGGACTATACCTTTGCCGATAAGAAGCTGGCTGACTGGTATGGCCTCAAAGATTTTAAGGGGGATAAGTTCCAAAAGGTCTCCCTCGTCGGCACCCCCCGTGGTGGCATCCTCACACAGGGCAGCGTGCTCACCCTCACCTCCGGCCAGACCCGCACCTCCCCCGTGAAGCGCGGCAAATACCTCCTGGAAAACATCCTCGGCACCCCTCCTCCGCCAGCTCCTGGAGGAGTCCCGCCCCTGGATGAAGCCAAAGTCCGCAAATCCAAAATGACCCTCCGTGATCAGTTCGCCGAGCATCGCGCGAATACCTCCTGCGCCGGCTGCCACGCCTTCCTGGATCCCATGGGCTTCGCCTTTGAGCATTACGATGCCATCGGCCGCTATCGCGAAAAAGAAAAAGATCTGCCCATTGATGCCGCAGGGACCCTCGTTCGTGGGCAGGCCTTCCAGGACATGACTCAGCTTCGCGAAATTCTCGCCCGTGACATGGCCGATGATTTCACCCGCAACCTCGCTGAAAACATGCTCACCTTTGCCCTGGGCAGAGGTCTTGAGCACAGTGACAAACCCGCCATCAAAGAAATCGTCCGGCGCACCAAGGAGGATGGATATAAGTTCCAGTCCTTGACTCTCGCCGTCATCGAGAGCGTGCCTTTCCAAAAAATGCGTGTCGGTGGTGAGGCGGAGTGA
- the menD gene encoding 2-succinyl-5-enolpyruvyl-6-hydroxy-3-cyclohexene-1-carboxylic-acid synthase codes for MNNLIIRSLLTALARMGVAEVCVAAGARNAPIIAALIESEGVKLWNFFEERSAGFFAIGRILADRAPVAVLTTSGTAAAEVLPAAIEAHYQGLPLVIITADRPRRFRGTGAPQAIEQKDLFGPYVSACLDVEVGVSLSWPTRIGPRPFHINICLDEPLDTNLSGIDFLAHHGPAAPKSPAPPPFGLTGKATAVIASGLSRAEADTVAPVLAKLGLPVMAEATSNLWGQWPNRPPLNALLHEAAESHFQALNAQQIIRIGGVPTARWWRDLETRPDIHVTNISRLPFPGLARTENVQMQPWASLANLSKYQLPPAQVADTVPDMHESLSSHPLSEPGWIYELAKHIPAGARVFLGNSLPIREFNLVVSAMQPEVEFYANRGANGIDGIVSTWLGVSAIVRESWLVVGDLSAMYDLAAPWIMPQLPQGNRRLVVINNGGGKIFSRVASLKHLSRQAKHVIENRHRVTFAPWAEMWGLAYLKIAHSDELKDLPDGPLLIEVVPDAEQTDAFYAMMK; via the coding sequence ATGAACAATCTCATCATCCGCTCGCTCCTGACAGCACTGGCCCGTATGGGAGTGGCTGAAGTCTGCGTAGCGGCCGGGGCACGCAATGCCCCGATCATCGCCGCGCTGATCGAGAGTGAGGGGGTGAAGCTGTGGAATTTCTTTGAGGAACGCAGTGCTGGTTTTTTTGCCATCGGACGTATCCTGGCAGACCGGGCTCCCGTGGCGGTGCTGACGACCTCCGGCACGGCTGCGGCGGAGGTGCTACCTGCGGCCATTGAGGCGCATTATCAGGGGCTGCCCCTGGTGATCATCACCGCAGACCGGCCCCGGCGTTTCCGGGGTACGGGAGCGCCGCAGGCGATCGAGCAGAAGGATCTTTTTGGGCCTTATGTCTCCGCCTGTCTGGATGTGGAAGTGGGTGTGAGCCTTTCCTGGCCGACGCGCATCGGCCCCCGGCCATTTCACATCAATATCTGCCTGGATGAACCGCTAGATACAAACCTGAGCGGGATCGATTTCCTGGCGCATCACGGCCCCGCCGCCCCTAAATCCCCTGCCCCGCCGCCCTTTGGCCTCACCGGGAAAGCGACCGCCGTCATCGCCTCCGGCCTGAGCCGTGCGGAAGCGGATACCGTGGCCCCAGTTTTGGCCAAACTGGGACTGCCGGTGATGGCTGAGGCGACTTCCAACCTATGGGGACAATGGCCGAACCGGCCCCCACTAAATGCACTGCTGCATGAGGCGGCAGAATCCCATTTCCAGGCACTGAATGCGCAGCAGATCATCCGCATCGGCGGAGTGCCGACGGCGCGGTGGTGGCGGGATCTGGAAACGCGACCGGACATCCATGTGACCAATATTTCCCGCCTGCCCTTCCCCGGGCTCGCACGGACTGAAAATGTGCAGATGCAGCCATGGGCCAGCCTGGCGAACTTGAGCAAGTACCAGCTCCCCCCTGCGCAGGTGGCCGACACGGTGCCGGATATGCACGAAAGCCTGAGCAGCCATCCGCTATCTGAGCCAGGATGGATTTATGAGCTGGCTAAGCATATACCGGCAGGAGCACGGGTCTTTCTGGGGAACAGTCTTCCTATCCGCGAATTCAATCTGGTGGTCAGCGCGATGCAGCCTGAGGTGGAGTTTTATGCGAACCGGGGAGCGAATGGCATCGACGGCATCGTTTCCACCTGGTTGGGAGTCAGTGCGATCGTGCGAGAAAGCTGGCTGGTGGTGGGAGACCTAAGCGCGATGTATGATCTGGCCGCGCCCTGGATCATGCCCCAGCTCCCGCAGGGGAACCGGCGGCTGGTAGTGATCAACAACGGCGGCGGGAAGATTTTCTCACGGGTGGCTTCGCTCAAGCATCTGTCCAGGCAGGCCAAGCATGTGATCGAAAACCGGCACCGGGTAACCTTTGCCCCATGGGCGGAGATGTGGGGGCTGGCCTATCTAAAAATCGCGCATTCGGACGAACTCAAGGATCTGCCGGATGGGCCGCTGCTGATCGAGGTGGTGCCGGATGCAGAGCAGACGGATGCGTTTTATGCGATGATGAAGTGA
- a CDS encoding chorismate-binding protein: protein MMDIALFRLPDGRAWIGQGPFESFSEAPEGGGVFYINDFDLSDPQPWKKPAQLMEIQADTLAQGAGWNGAQLPHIQWAKPATEWFKMAFRRIRREVLSKRLEKMVPVLTERGTITEGDPVRLLERVMTAPPNTWGYGWIQQGKGYLGATPELLFRAKGNRVETMALAGTAKPGDQTAFLTDVKEIEEHEIVVRYLTERLGTLGVVEREPRGLCQAAKLLHFQSNLSVTLDKPIEPGALVREVHPTPAVGCLPREEHWLARLREYREQLEVPGFFGAPFGFIEPGESLACHMVVAIRGLSWKGHEAQLPSGCGIVGGSAFDHEWRELRLKREAVVSMLGL, encoded by the coding sequence ATGATGGATATCGCACTTTTCAGGTTGCCCGACGGACGGGCGTGGATCGGCCAGGGGCCCTTTGAATCTTTTTCGGAGGCCCCGGAAGGCGGAGGTGTGTTCTACATCAATGATTTTGACCTGAGTGATCCGCAGCCGTGGAAAAAACCGGCGCAGCTTATGGAGATCCAAGCGGATACCCTGGCCCAGGGGGCGGGGTGGAATGGGGCGCAATTGCCACATATCCAATGGGCAAAACCGGCGACGGAGTGGTTTAAGATGGCCTTTAGGAGGATCCGGCGGGAAGTACTGTCCAAGCGGCTGGAAAAAATGGTGCCGGTGCTGACGGAACGGGGGACCATTACTGAGGGGGACCCGGTGAGACTGCTGGAACGCGTGATGACCGCGCCCCCGAATACCTGGGGCTATGGCTGGATCCAGCAGGGTAAAGGATACCTGGGCGCGACGCCGGAACTGCTCTTCCGAGCAAAGGGGAACCGGGTGGAAACGATGGCCCTGGCGGGAACGGCGAAGCCGGGGGACCAGACTGCGTTTTTAACCGATGTGAAGGAGATCGAAGAGCACGAGATCGTGGTGCGTTATCTGACGGAACGGCTGGGGACTCTGGGAGTGGTAGAGCGGGAGCCGAGGGGGCTTTGCCAAGCGGCGAAACTGCTGCATTTCCAAAGCAATCTGAGTGTGACGCTGGACAAGCCCATTGAGCCTGGTGCCCTGGTGCGTGAGGTGCACCCGACGCCGGCTGTGGGCTGCCTGCCGAGGGAGGAGCACTGGCTGGCGCGCCTGCGTGAATACCGTGAGCAACTGGAGGTGCCAGGATTCTTTGGTGCTCCATTTGGATTCATCGAGCCGGGAGAATCCCTGGCCTGCCACATGGTGGTGGCCATTCGTGGACTGAGCTGGAAGGGACATGAGGCGCAGTTGCCATCCGGCTGTGGTATTGTGGGAGGCAGTGCTTTTGATCACGAATGGCGTGAATTGCGACTGAAGCGTGAAGCGGTGGTTTCAATGCTGGGCCTGTAA
- a CDS encoding TlyA family RNA methyltransferase encodes MARIRIDLALVQRGLVPSREQAKRLIMAGEVLLAEEVITKPGWLIRQDAVLRVKEPPRFVSRGGFKLEGALDHFGIVVDGLVAMDVGASTGGFTDCLLQRGAVKVYAFDVGTNQMVWKLRSDPRVICRENFNVRHLVPADVPEAVDFIVADVSFISLTLVLPGALSALKPGGQALVLVKPQFELSREEVGKGGIVREPELHTKACTRIQTFVETLPDLEWRGLVESSIQGTDGNREYLAWFVKKPLPQ; translated from the coding sequence ATGGCCCGCATTCGCATTGATCTCGCCCTGGTTCAGCGCGGCCTTGTTCCCTCACGGGAGCAGGCCAAGCGCCTCATCATGGCTGGAGAAGTCCTGCTGGCGGAGGAAGTCATCACCAAACCCGGCTGGCTCATCCGTCAGGATGCTGTCCTGCGGGTGAAGGAGCCCCCGCGTTTCGTCAGCCGTGGCGGCTTTAAACTGGAAGGGGCGTTGGATCATTTCGGCATCGTCGTTGATGGCCTCGTCGCCATGGATGTCGGAGCTTCCACGGGCGGTTTCACCGATTGCCTCCTGCAGCGCGGGGCGGTGAAGGTTTATGCTTTCGATGTGGGGACGAATCAGATGGTCTGGAAACTCCGCAGTGATCCCCGCGTTATTTGCCGGGAGAATTTTAACGTCCGTCATCTCGTCCCGGCGGATGTACCTGAGGCCGTGGATTTCATCGTGGCGGATGTATCCTTCATCTCTCTCACTCTCGTTCTTCCAGGCGCTCTTTCGGCTCTTAAACCTGGAGGTCAGGCCCTCGTTCTGGTAAAGCCCCAGTTTGAACTCAGCCGCGAGGAAGTCGGTAAAGGCGGCATCGTTCGCGAGCCTGAACTTCACACCAAAGCCTGTACGCGCATCCAGACCTTTGTAGAAACCCTGCCTGATCTCGAATGGCGTGGCCTTGTGGAATCCTCCATCCAGGGCACCGATGGCAATCGCGAATACCTCGCCTGGTTCGTCAAAAAGCCCTTACCACAGTGA